The Haemorhous mexicanus isolate bHaeMex1 chromosome 5, bHaeMex1.pri, whole genome shotgun sequence genome contains a region encoding:
- the KCTD17 gene encoding BTB/POZ domain-containing protein KCTD17 isoform X1: MRMEGREEMQGAVGLRCTWDIPPPAGTQAKWVRLNVGGTVFLTTRQTLCREQKSFLCRLCQGEELQSDRDETGAYLIDRDPTYFGPILNFLRHGKLVLDKDMAEEGILEEAEFYNIGPLIRIIKDRMEEKDYTVTQVPPKHVYRVLQCQEEELTQMVSTMSDGWRFEQLVNIGSSYNYGNEDQTEFLCVVSKELYNSPSGLGSEPSHKAKNTEEDLEEEEQEVEEEAEAEAEAEEKDRPSIRDCAKLSSCGPSLLLPSVSIPALPSTSHIAPLASLQHPSLCSPCPSGLRVVSAQGPVSLCSSLFLLCRYVTCLHSQLLPA; encoded by the exons atgaggatggagggcagggaggagatgcAGGGCGCCGTGGGGCTACGCTGCACCTGGGACATTCCGCCACCCGCTGGCACCCAGGCCAAGTGGGTGAGGCTCAATGTGGGAGGCACCGTCTTCCTCACCACCAGGCAGACTCTGTGTCGGGAGCAGAAATCTTTCCTGTGTCGCTTGTGCCAGGGCGAGGAGCTGCAGTCGGACCGG GATGAAACTGGTGCATACCTAATAGATCGGGACCCCACTTACTTTGGACCGATTCTGAATTTCCTCCGTCATGGAAAGCTGGTCCTGGATAAAGATATGGCTGAAGAGG GGATCCTTGAAGAAGCTGAGTTCTATAACATTGGTCCTTTGATCCGAATAATCAAGGATCGAATGGAGGAGAAGGACTACACAGTAACACAG GTGCCTCCAAAGCATGTCTACCgtgtgctgcagtgccaggaagAGGAGCTCACTCAGATGGTTTCCACTATGTCAGATGGATGGCGCTTTGAGCAG CTTGTGAACATTGGCTCATCCTATAATTATGGGAATGAGGATCAGACAGAATTCCTGTGCGTGGTCTCCAAGGAGTTGTACAACTCCCCCAGTGGCCTGGGCTCTGAGCCCAGCCACAAAGCCAAG AACACAGAGGAGGacctggaggaggaagagcaggaggtggaggaggaggcagaggcagaagcagaagcagaggagaaag acCGTCCATCTATTCGGGATTGTGCTAAACTCTCTTCCTGCGgaccctccctcctgctcccttccgtgtccatcccagcactgccatctACCTCCCACATTGCCCCACTCGCCAGCCTCCAGcatccttccctctgctctccttgtCCCTCAGGGCTCAGAGTGGTCTCTGCCCAGGGCCCTgtctctctctgctcctcacttttcctcctctgcaggTATGTTACCTGTCtgcactcccagctcctgccagcctga
- the MPST gene encoding 3-mercaptopyruvate sulfurtransferase isoform X1 — MSQQLLYRALVSAKWLSEAIKSQQAGLALRIVDASWYLPKMKRDPKREFEERHIPGAVFFDIDQCSDRTSPYDHMLPKANDFAEYVGKLGVGNDSHVVVYDGSDQGLFSAPRVWWMFRVFGHEAVSLLDGGLKNWQREGNELSSGKTQVAPSEFHASLDKSLVKTYEDVLANLDSRRFQLVDARAAGRFRGVEPEPRDGIEPGHVPGSTSIPFTDFLTESGLEKTPEQIRALFQEKKVDLLKPLVATCGSGVTACHVALGAYLCGKPDVAVYDGAWVEWYMRAQPENIISEGKGKTV; from the exons ATGTCGCAACAACTCCTTTACCGAGCTCTGGTATCTGCAAAATGGCTTTCAGAAGCCATCAAGTCCCAGCAAGCTGGCCTGGCCTTGAGAATCGTGGATGCATCCTGGTATTTGCCGAAGATGAAGCGTGATCCGAAGCGGGAGTTTGAGGAGCGCCACATCCCTGGTGCGGTTTTCTTCGATATTGACCAGTGCAGTGACCGAACCTCGCCTTACGATCACATGCTGCCCAAGGCTAATGACTTTGCAGAGTATGTGGGGAAGCTGGGTGTGGGGAATGATTCCCATGTTGTGGTGTATGATGGCAGCGACCAAGGTCTCTTCTCAGCACCTCGGGTATGGTGGATGTTCCGGGTCTTTGGACATGAAGCTGTCTCCCTTCTGGATGGTGGCCTGAAAAACTGGCAGCGAGAGGGGAATGAGCTTAGCTCTGGGAAAACCCAGGTAGCTCCATCTGAGTTCCATGCTTCCTTGGACAAGTCCCTGGTGAAAACATATGAGGATGTCTTAGCTAACTTGGATTCCCGTCGCTTCCAACTAGTGGATGCCCGTGCTGCAGGACGGTTCCGGGGAGTAGAGCCAGAGCCCCGAGATG gaatTGAGCCTGGTCATGTCCCTGGGTCGACGAGCATCCCCTTCACCGATTTCCTCACAGAGTCTGGCTTAGAGAAGACCCCTGAGCAGATCCGCGCTCTGTTCCAGGAGAAGAAGGTGGACCTCTTGAAGCCATTGGTAGCCACATGTGGCTCTGGGGTCACTGCCTGCCACGTGGCTCTGGGGGCCTACCTCTGTGGCAAGCCAGATGTCGCAGTGTACGACGGGGCCTGGGTGGAATGGTACATGCGGGCACAGcctgaaaatattatttctgagggaaaggggaaaacagTGTAA
- the KCTD17 gene encoding BTB/POZ domain-containing protein KCTD17 isoform X2, protein MRMEGREEMQGAVGLRCTWDIPPPAGTQAKWVRLNVGGTVFLTTRQTLCREQKSFLCRLCQGEELQSDRDETGAYLIDRDPTYFGPILNFLRHGKLVLDKDMAEEGILEEAEFYNIGPLIRIIKDRMEEKDYTVTQVPPKHVYRVLQCQEEELTQMVSTMSDGWRFEQLVNIGSSYNYGNEDQTEFLCVVSKELYNSPSGLGSEPSHKAKNTEEDLEEEEQEVEEEAEAEAEAEEKGAANP, encoded by the exons atgaggatggagggcagggaggagatgcAGGGCGCCGTGGGGCTACGCTGCACCTGGGACATTCCGCCACCCGCTGGCACCCAGGCCAAGTGGGTGAGGCTCAATGTGGGAGGCACCGTCTTCCTCACCACCAGGCAGACTCTGTGTCGGGAGCAGAAATCTTTCCTGTGTCGCTTGTGCCAGGGCGAGGAGCTGCAGTCGGACCGG GATGAAACTGGTGCATACCTAATAGATCGGGACCCCACTTACTTTGGACCGATTCTGAATTTCCTCCGTCATGGAAAGCTGGTCCTGGATAAAGATATGGCTGAAGAGG GGATCCTTGAAGAAGCTGAGTTCTATAACATTGGTCCTTTGATCCGAATAATCAAGGATCGAATGGAGGAGAAGGACTACACAGTAACACAG GTGCCTCCAAAGCATGTCTACCgtgtgctgcagtgccaggaagAGGAGCTCACTCAGATGGTTTCCACTATGTCAGATGGATGGCGCTTTGAGCAG CTTGTGAACATTGGCTCATCCTATAATTATGGGAATGAGGATCAGACAGAATTCCTGTGCGTGGTCTCCAAGGAGTTGTACAACTCCCCCAGTGGCCTGGGCTCTGAGCCCAGCCACAAAGCCAAG AACACAGAGGAGGacctggaggaggaagagcaggaggtggaggaggaggcagaggcagaagcagaagcagaggagaaaggtGCAGCAAATCCCTGa
- the TST gene encoding thiosulfate sulfurtransferase, translating into MARQSLSRALVTASWLAEAVRAGRVGAGLRVLDASWYPPKERNARQEFKERHIPGASFFDIEECRDKSSPYDFMLPSESHFADYVGGLGVSNDTHVVVYDGDEVGTFYAPRAWWMFRAFGHKDVSVLNGGFKNWVKEGHPVTAEVTQPTPAVFKARLNRALVKTFEEMVQNVSSLNFQVVDSRPEGRFRGTELDQGLESGHIPGAVNIPFHSFLSETGHEKSIEEIQEIFREKKVDLSKPLTATCRKGVTACQIALAAFLCGKRDVAVYDGSWSEWFHRAPPHYKVSELRRSKA; encoded by the exons ATGGCGCGGCAGAGCCTCAGCCGGGCGCTGGTCACGGCCTCCTGGCTGGCGGAGGCGGTGCGGGCCGGGCGGGTGGGCGCCGGCCTGCGGGTCCTGGACGCCTCCTGGTACCCCCCCAAGGAGCGAAACGCCCGGCAGGAGTTCAAGGAGAGGCATATCCCCGGGGCGTCCTTCTTCGACATCGAGGAGTGCCGGGACAAGTCCTCCCCGTACGACTTCATGCTGCCCAGCGAGTCCCACTTCGCCGACTAcgtgggggggctgggggtcagCAATGACACCCACGTGGTGGTGTACGACGGGGACGAGGTGGGCACCTTCTACGCGCCCCGTGCCTGGTGGATGTTCCGGGCCTTTGGGCACAAGGACGTCTCTGTGCTGAACGGTGGCTTCAAGAATTGGGTGAAGGAGGGGCACCCCGTCACGGCGGAGGTCACCCAGCCCACCCCGGCTGTCTTTaaggccaggctgaacaggGCCCTGGTGAAGACTTTTGAGGAGATGGTACAGAATGTGTCGTCCCTAAACTTCCAGGTGGTGGATTCCCGCCCGGAGGGCCGGTTTCGGGGAACAGAGCTGGATCAAG GGTTGGAATCTGGCCACATCCCTGGTGCTGTGAACATACCCTTCCACTCATTCCTATCAGAAACAGGGCATGAGAAGAGTATTGAGGAGATCCAGGAAATATTCCGTGAGAAGAAAGTGGATCTCTCGAAGCCGCTGACGGCCACGTGCCGCAAGGGTGTCACGGCGTGCCAGATCGCCCTGGCAGCCTTCCTGTGTGGCAAGCGCGACGTGGCCGTGTACGACGGCTCCTGGTCCGAGTGGTTCCACCGAGCCCCTCCGCACTACAAAGTCTCTGAGTTGAGGCGCAGCAAGGCCTAG
- the MPST gene encoding 3-mercaptopyruvate sulfurtransferase isoform X2, producing the protein MMALGSGRATVDPLSQVDSGRIQKLANLSQDSGAMSQQLLYRALVSAKWLSEAIKSQQAGLALRIVDASWYLPKMKRDPKREFEERHIPGAVFFDIDQCSDRTSPYDHMLPKANDFAEYVGKLGVGNDSHVVVYDGSDQGLFSAPRVWWMFRVFGHEAVSLLDGGLKNWQREGNELSSGKTQVAPSEFHASLDKSLVKTYEDVLANLDSRRFQLVDARAAGRFRGVEPEPRDGIEPGHVPGSTSIPFTDFLTESGLEKTPEQIRALFQEKKVDLLKPLVATCGSGVTACHVALGAYLCGKPDVAVYDGAWVEWYMRAQPENIISEGKGKTV; encoded by the exons ATGATGGCACTGGGGTCTGGACGTGCAACTGTGGATCCCTTAAG TCAGGTGGACTCAGGCAGAATCCAGAAATTGGCTAATCTCAGCCAGGACTCGGGAGCGATGTCGCAACAACTCCTTTACCGAGCTCTGGTATCTGCAAAATGGCTTTCAGAAGCCATCAAGTCCCAGCAAGCTGGCCTGGCCTTGAGAATCGTGGATGCATCCTGGTATTTGCCGAAGATGAAGCGTGATCCGAAGCGGGAGTTTGAGGAGCGCCACATCCCTGGTGCGGTTTTCTTCGATATTGACCAGTGCAGTGACCGAACCTCGCCTTACGATCACATGCTGCCCAAGGCTAATGACTTTGCAGAGTATGTGGGGAAGCTGGGTGTGGGGAATGATTCCCATGTTGTGGTGTATGATGGCAGCGACCAAGGTCTCTTCTCAGCACCTCGGGTATGGTGGATGTTCCGGGTCTTTGGACATGAAGCTGTCTCCCTTCTGGATGGTGGCCTGAAAAACTGGCAGCGAGAGGGGAATGAGCTTAGCTCTGGGAAAACCCAGGTAGCTCCATCTGAGTTCCATGCTTCCTTGGACAAGTCCCTGGTGAAAACATATGAGGATGTCTTAGCTAACTTGGATTCCCGTCGCTTCCAACTAGTGGATGCCCGTGCTGCAGGACGGTTCCGGGGAGTAGAGCCAGAGCCCCGAGATG gaatTGAGCCTGGTCATGTCCCTGGGTCGACGAGCATCCCCTTCACCGATTTCCTCACAGAGTCTGGCTTAGAGAAGACCCCTGAGCAGATCCGCGCTCTGTTCCAGGAGAAGAAGGTGGACCTCTTGAAGCCATTGGTAGCCACATGTGGCTCTGGGGTCACTGCCTGCCACGTGGCTCTGGGGGCCTACCTCTGTGGCAAGCCAGATGTCGCAGTGTACGACGGGGCCTGGGTGGAATGGTACATGCGGGCACAGcctgaaaatattatttctgagggaaaggggaaaacagTGTAA
- the KCTD17 gene encoding BTB/POZ domain-containing protein KCTD17 isoform X3 — translation MAEEGILEEAEFYNIGPLIRIIKDRMEEKDYTVTQVPPKHVYRVLQCQEEELTQMVSTMSDGWRFEQLVNIGSSYNYGNEDQTEFLCVVSKELYNSPSGLGSEPSHKAKNTEEDLEEEEQEVEEEAEAEAEAEEKDRPSIRDCAKLSSCGPSLLLPSVSIPALPSTSHIAPLASLQHPSLCSPCPSGLRVVSAQGPVSLCSSLFLLCRYVTCLHSQLLPA, via the exons ATGGCTGAAGAGG GGATCCTTGAAGAAGCTGAGTTCTATAACATTGGTCCTTTGATCCGAATAATCAAGGATCGAATGGAGGAGAAGGACTACACAGTAACACAG GTGCCTCCAAAGCATGTCTACCgtgtgctgcagtgccaggaagAGGAGCTCACTCAGATGGTTTCCACTATGTCAGATGGATGGCGCTTTGAGCAG CTTGTGAACATTGGCTCATCCTATAATTATGGGAATGAGGATCAGACAGAATTCCTGTGCGTGGTCTCCAAGGAGTTGTACAACTCCCCCAGTGGCCTGGGCTCTGAGCCCAGCCACAAAGCCAAG AACACAGAGGAGGacctggaggaggaagagcaggaggtggaggaggaggcagaggcagaagcagaagcagaggagaaag acCGTCCATCTATTCGGGATTGTGCTAAACTCTCTTCCTGCGgaccctccctcctgctcccttccgtgtccatcccagcactgccatctACCTCCCACATTGCCCCACTCGCCAGCCTCCAGcatccttccctctgctctccttgtCCCTCAGGGCTCAGAGTGGTCTCTGCCCAGGGCCCTgtctctctctgctcctcacttttcctcctctgcaggTATGTTACCTGTCtgcactcccagctcctgccagcctga